Proteins encoded together in one Impatiens glandulifera chromosome 1, dImpGla2.1, whole genome shotgun sequence window:
- the LOC124920405 gene encoding plant intracellular Ras-group-related LRR protein 9-like codes for MDPNPKNFPILSYMMSKIPSIGPRRGADEQGFDIEMPPPPSTAVPTSKEPVFDLVDQMPRLTDPKVIASMRSAVSEVAQSRAVLRTLGERPDHESVDSARAKLAEIDSSLSKQLGEIVLSPRPTEVDRLEWRAHLAGKEKECRDATEKDRQMYGAVIALDEMHDSYEKMLSEAEAKLLKIYESALSGRDFEDINLTEEDEGEVEEVNDEVVGILKDSSGTRIQRIDLSNRKLRSLPEAFGRFSQLLVLNLSTNQLEILPDSIGGLTNLEELDLSSNLMETLPDSIGLLLNLKLLNASSNKLVSLPDSISNCSSLSTLDVSYNRLTYLPTNIGHQLVNLVRLSIQLNKIRSLPTSIGDMKSLRILDAHFNELRGVPASIGSLSNLEILDLSSNFSDLTELPETFGELLNLKELYLSNNQIQYLPDSFGRLDNLSKLNLEENPIVIPPKEVVMEGVEAVKVFMAKRWLDILLEEEERSMEEMEEPTENGWLIRSTSWLMNRATSVTGNVADYLGNVGKSPIDPSLDQQL; via the exons ATGGATCCTAACCCTAAGAATTTTCCAATTCTATCTTACATGATGTCAAAAATCCCTAGTATTGGTCCCCGGCGAGGAGCCGATGAACAAGGATTCGACATCGAGATGCCTCCGCCTCCATCAACCGCAGTTCCGACTTCAAAGGAGCCAGTATTCGACCTAGTAGATCAGATGCCTCGTTTAACTGATCCAAAAGTCATCGCCTCAATGAGATCTGCCGTTTCCGAGGTCGCGCAATCACGAGCTGTGCTCAGAACCCTAGGAGAACGGCCTGATCATGAAAGTGTTGACTCTGCGAGAGCTAAGTTAGCGGAGATTGATTCGTCGTTGTCAAAGCAGCTTGGAGAGATCGTTCTTTCGCCGCGTCCGACTGAGGTGGATAGGCTTGAGTGGCGTGCGCATCTTGCAGGTAAGGAGAAGGAATGTAGAGATGCTACGGAGAAAGATAGACAGATGTATGGTGCTGTTATTGCATTGGATGAAATGCATGATTCTTATGAGAAAATGCTTAGTGAAGCGGAAGCGAAGTTGTTGAAGATTTATGAATCGGCTTTGTCTGGTCGTGATTTTGAGGATATTAATCTTACTGAAGAGGATGAAGGTGAAGTGGAAGAGGTAAATGACGAGGTTGTAGGTATTTTGAAGGATTCGTCTGGAACGAGAATACAAAGGATTGATCTCTCGAATCGCAAATTGCGATCTCTACCAGAGGCGTTTGGTCGTTTTAGCCAATTGCTTGTTCTAAACCTGTCCACGAATCAACTTGAG ATACTTCCTGATTCAATTGGAGGTTTAACGAATCTGGAGGAGCTTGATCTATCATCAAACCTAATGGAGACTCTTCCTGATTCAATTGGCCTACTTCTCAACTTAAAGCTTCTGAATGCCTCCAGCAATAAGTTAGTATCATTACCCGACAGCATCTCTAATTGCAGCTCACTATCGACGCTTGATGTTAGCTATAATAGATTAACCTACTTGCCAACTAACATCGGCCACCAACTTGTCAATCTTGTGAGGCTTTCAATCCAACTGAACAAGATCCGATCCCTGCCTACTTCCATAGGCGATATGAAGTCTTTACGTATCCTCGACGCCCACTTCAATGAGCTAAGAGGAGTTCCAGCCTCGATTGGGAGTTTGTCCAACCTCGAGATTCTTGATCTCAGTAGTAATTTCAGTGACCTGACTGAACTGCCAGAGACATTTGGGGAATTGTTAAACTTGAAAGAGCTTTATCTTAGCAACAACCAAATCCAATATCTTCCGGATTCATTCGGGCGTTTGGACAACTTAAGTAAGCTTAACTTGGAGGAGAACCCGATTGTGATTCCTCCGAAGGAGGTGGTTATGGAAGGAGTGGAGGCGGTTAAGGTGTTTATGGCGAAAAGATGGTTGGATATTTTgttggaggaagaagaaaggagCATGGAGGAAATGGAGGAGCCAACTGAAAATGGTTGGTTGATTCGAAGTACTTCTTGGTTGATGAATCGCGCTACGTCTGTGACTGGAAACGTTGCTGATTATCTTGGAAATGTTGGTAAGTCCCCGATCGATCCTTCTCTTGATCAGCaattataa
- the LOC124918269 gene encoding uncharacterized protein LOC124918269 yields MMMRLNNNIVPCLLSLSLIFIFPIAAVSPTSAAAIAIIGAVIVSSLVVIAAVRAAVVVWITVLVLLAFAGNRRRALAARGRKITADVAVQMLKVVIKEKGIVALGTMLSLTATATCLAAIAM; encoded by the coding sequence atgatGATGagactaaataataatattgttccatgtctcctttctctctccttAATCTTCATCTTTCCGATCGCCGCCGTCTCCCCCACATCCGCCGCCGCAATAGCGATTATCGGGGCGGTTATCGTCTCATCTTTGGTGGTGATTGCGGCGGTTAGGGCGGCGGTGGTGGTGTGGATAACGGTTTTGGTACTGCTGGCTTTCGCCGGAAACCGGCGGCGGGCGTTGGCGGCAAGGGGGAGGAAGATCACGGCGGATGTGGCGGTGCAGATGTTGAAAGTGGTGATAAAAGAGAAAGGAATTGTTGCTTTGGGTACTATGTTGAGTTTAACTGCAACTGCTACATGTCTTGCTGCCATTGCTATGTAA